Genomic DNA from Porites lutea chromosome 4, jaPorLute2.1, whole genome shotgun sequence:
AACGTTCCGAGAGTGGGACAAATACAACTTGAAGAATTGTGGCACTAGCCTGCTCACAGAATCACTTTGATCTTTCCTAGAAAAGTCAGGAGTGACTCTACTAGCAGGGTATCGTGGCCTCTGTGTTTGCAGAAGATgtttgactgattgattgagtgattgattgatttcttTGTCGAGTCTAGTTTGATTGACCGACTATGTCAAGGAATTTGGATCTCACCTGGAAGTATACAAATATCCTCCACGTACCATACCCCTCTCCAACAATTGACTGTCCCAAAGCCGAGTATGTACACAAATACCTGTTCAAAAGTTCTGCTCCTCCAAGAATATGGTGCATTAAGGTTCTTGATGTTCAATACAAGCTCACTTACAAAGTAACAGATAACAAATAAAGTGCACCCGATACAAATAGAAACTATCCAGGACTTAAGCTTGTCAAATCCAAATGATTCACAAAGTGCGTCCATTGTAACCCAAGTTCCTCGCCAATAGCTGATCACCGCTGCTCCAGTCACAAACACGGTAAGAAAACTATTTAACATTTTCGAAAAGACACTAGCTGTGCCGCTATTCAACCAGGACTttccttggaaaacagtctGTAACTCATCATCTTTCGCCTCTGTGATACAGTAGGACGGGGCAGCGGTGATTGAAGATGTTGTTTGAGTTGATAGAACAACAAAGAATCCGAGGGCATGTGAGAGAAGACCGCTAATCAAAGAAGTTGTTGTGTAATGATCCCATAGGATCCACAGTCCTCTCCAAGCGTTCACAATTAAAAATCCTACTGAATAGAATAAAGCCAAATATGACAACTTCCtccattttctttcatttaaattCGCCTTTAAATGATCTCCTATCAATACCACCACGTATATCGTTCCAAAGCTCACTGAGAAAGTAATCCATGCGCCAAGTAGCGGGCGATCGGGAAGGAAAATCGAGTCTAAAATCAACCAAGTTCCTCGCCAATAACTTACTAATGCTGGACAGACTACACATAAAACAATAATCAAGTTGAGGAGTCgcttggaaaagaaaaagatgaatatcgccatctttgattgcgttcgaggtacgagaacgcaacccctcaTTTGTGTTGGGtgacctgtgcaattaataTGGGAGGTTTTTTCgttcgtcgtcgacacacatttgcctcgccttgaggcgcttgcttaagttttg
This window encodes:
- the LOC140935097 gene encoding uncharacterized protein, coding for MAIFIFFFSKRLLNLIIVLCVVCPALVSYWRGTWLILDSIFLPDRPLLGAWITFSVSFGTIYVVVLIGDHLKANLNERKWRKLSYLALFYSVGFLIVNAWRGLWILWDHYTTTSLISGLLSHALGFFVVLSTQTTSSITAAPSYCITEAKDDELQTVFQGKSWLNSGTASVFSKMLNSFLTVFVTGAAVISYWRGTWVTMDALCESFGFDKLKSWIVSICIGCTLFVICYFVSELVLNIKNLNAPYSWRSRTFEQVFVYILGFGTVNCWRGVWYVEDICILPDQTLASALVSHFGGIGVLYLLQTSLILVCSPAGCRFHGSEMLEGFNLGGFLDENRKTRNGPTSSSSVSNFIID